One genomic region from Leptolyngbyaceae cyanobacterium JSC-12 encodes:
- a CDS encoding ribosomal protein L5 (IMG reference gene:2510097096~PFAM: ribosomal L5P family C-terminus; Ribosomal protein L5), producing the protein MPQRLKEQYQEKIVPKLREQFGYTNIHQVPKLVKITVNRGLGEASQNAKALEASLAEIAMITGQKPVVTRAKKAIAGFKLRQGMPVGIMVTLRSDRMYAFLDRLINLALPRIRDFRGISPKSFDGRGNYTLGIREQLIFPEIEYDSIDQIRGMDVSIITTANTDEEGRALLKEFGMPFRDS; encoded by the coding sequence ATGCCACAACGACTGAAAGAGCAGTATCAGGAAAAAATTGTCCCTAAGTTAAGGGAACAGTTTGGTTACACCAATATTCACCAGGTGCCTAAACTGGTCAAAATTACAGTAAACCGAGGGCTGGGGGAAGCGTCCCAAAATGCCAAAGCGCTGGAAGCTTCGTTGGCTGAGATCGCTATGATTACTGGGCAGAAGCCTGTAGTAACCCGAGCAAAGAAAGCGATCGCAGGCTTTAAACTGCGTCAGGGAATGCCAGTTGGGATCATGGTTACCCTCCGTTCAGACCGAATGTATGCATTTTTAGATCGTCTCATCAATCTTGCGCTTCCAAGAATTCGAGACTTTCGAGGGATTAGCCCAAAGAGCTTTGATGGTCGTGGTAACTATACACTGGGCATTCGCGAACAATTGATTTTCCCGGAAATAGAATATGACAGCATCGATCAAATCCGTGGGATGGACGTTTCCATCATTACAACGGCAAATACCGACGAGGAAGGTCGAGCCTTGTTGAAAGAGTTTGGAATGCCCTTCCGGGACAGCTAG
- a CDS encoding ribosomal protein L24, bacterial/organelle (IMG reference gene:2510097097~PFAM: KOW motif~TIGRFAM: ribosomal protein L24, bacterial/organelle), which yields MAKTQAVARYKMHVKKGDTVQVIAGRDKGKVGEILRTLPKESKVVVKGVNVRTKHIKPQQEGESGQIVTVEAPIHSSNVMLYSEKQKVASRISYTFNADGRKVRMLKKTGEILD from the coding sequence ATGGCGAAAACTCAGGCAGTGGCTCGCTATAAGATGCATGTCAAAAAGGGTGACACCGTTCAAGTGATTGCGGGCAGAGATAAGGGGAAAGTTGGTGAGATACTCCGAACCCTTCCCAAGGAAAGTAAGGTCGTAGTCAAAGGTGTAAATGTACGGACGAAGCACATCAAACCCCAGCAAGAAGGTGAATCCGGCCAGATTGTAACGGTTGAAGCCCCGATTCACAGTTCCAACGTTATGCTCTACTCCGAGAAACAAAAAGTTGCCAGTCGCATCTCTTACACGTTCAATGCGGATGGACGAAAAGTAAGAATGCTTAAGAAGACTGGGGAAATTCTTGATTAA
- a CDS encoding LSU ribosomal protein L14P (IMG reference gene:2510097098~PFAM: Ribosomal protein L14p/L23e~TIGRFAM: ribosomal protein L14, bacterial/organelle), which translates to MIQPQSYLNVADNSGARKLMCIRVLGGGNRRYAGIGDIIVAVVKDAIPNMAVKKSDVVMAVVVRTRKTLRRESGMSIRFDDNAAVIINKDRNPRGTRVFGPVARELRDKEFTKIVSLAPEVL; encoded by the coding sequence ATGATTCAGCCACAAAGCTATCTCAATGTTGCAGATAACAGCGGTGCCCGCAAGTTAATGTGTATTCGTGTGTTGGGAGGAGGCAACCGTCGCTACGCGGGGATTGGTGACATTATTGTTGCTGTCGTGAAAGATGCCATTCCAAACATGGCAGTTAAAAAGTCTGATGTGGTGATGGCAGTTGTTGTTCGTACCCGCAAAACGTTGCGTCGTGAGAGTGGTATGAGCATTCGATTTGATGACAACGCGGCGGTCATTATCAACAAAGATCGAAATCCTCGTGGTACACGGGTGTTTGGTCCCGTTGCTCGTGAACTAAGAGACAAAGAATTTACCAAAATTGTTTCGTTAGCTCCGGAGGTGCTGTAA
- a CDS encoding protein translocase subunit secY/sec61 alpha (IMG reference gene:2510097090~PFAM: eubacterial secY protein~TIGRFAM: preprotein translocase, SecY subunit): protein MVVNRDKTPSAQETFAQMAQAAGLRGRVLLTVGMLILVRLGIFLPIPDIDRQAFAQSVQNNPVISFLDIFAGGGLSALGIFALGILPYINASIILQLLTAALPSLENLQKNEGEAGRRKISQITRYVALGWAVVQSVGLAWWVVNSGAAQIDGQQVLVQRAANGSFSFVTENGASIGFGSLVPFIASTALALTAGSMLVMWIGELVTERGIGNGASLLIVVSIVSGLPRSLGQTLELAQTGDRSLVGGIIILLLVFLVMIVGIVFVQEGTRRIPIISARRQVGRKTYLERSSYLPLRLNQSGVMPIIFASAVLFLPVYIAEFTKNPLLSQVASYLSPSGPTPWLYITFYLLLILFFSYFWTSLVINPVDLSQNLKKMGASIPGIRPGKATSDYIERVLNRLTFLGAIFLGLVAIVPTAVESATRVETFRGFGATSLLIVVGVAIDTAKQIQTYVISQRYEGMVNQ from the coding sequence ATGGTAGTGAACCGAGATAAGACACCAAGTGCTCAAGAAACGTTTGCCCAGATGGCTCAAGCAGCAGGGTTGCGTGGTCGCGTTTTGTTGACAGTTGGTATGTTAATTCTGGTTCGCCTGGGAATCTTCTTGCCGATTCCTGATATCGATCGCCAGGCGTTTGCTCAGAGTGTTCAGAATAATCCTGTTATTAGTTTTCTAGACATCTTTGCTGGAGGAGGGCTTTCAGCACTTGGTATTTTTGCGCTTGGTATTTTGCCTTACATTAACGCTTCTATTATTCTTCAGCTCTTAACGGCTGCCCTCCCTTCTTTAGAGAATCTTCAAAAGAATGAGGGAGAGGCAGGACGTAGAAAAATCTCCCAAATCACTCGATACGTCGCTTTGGGCTGGGCAGTGGTTCAAAGTGTTGGGTTAGCTTGGTGGGTTGTGAATAGTGGGGCTGCTCAGATTGACGGGCAACAGGTGCTTGTGCAACGAGCTGCTAATGGTTCTTTTTCGTTTGTAACTGAGAATGGTGCAAGCATAGGGTTTGGTTCTTTGGTTCCTTTCATTGCGTCTACAGCGCTTGCTTTGACTGCTGGGTCAATGTTGGTGATGTGGATTGGTGAGTTGGTGACTGAGCGTGGTATTGGGAATGGGGCTTCGCTGCTAATTGTGGTGAGTATTGTCTCTGGATTGCCGCGCTCTCTCGGCCAGACATTAGAGCTTGCTCAAACGGGCGATCGCAGTTTGGTTGGTGGCATTATTATTCTTCTCTTAGTTTTCCTGGTGATGATTGTTGGGATTGTTTTTGTCCAGGAAGGCACTCGCCGGATTCCAATCATTTCAGCACGTCGTCAAGTTGGTCGAAAGACTTATCTGGAACGTAGTAGCTACTTGCCACTTCGCTTAAATCAGAGCGGTGTGATGCCGATTATCTTTGCATCTGCTGTCTTGTTTCTTCCCGTCTACATTGCAGAATTCACAAAGAACCCGCTTTTGTCTCAAGTCGCTTCGTACCTCAGTCCTAGTGGTCCCACTCCCTGGCTGTACATTACGTTTTACCTTTTGTTAATTCTTTTCTTTAGCTATTTCTGGACTTCTCTGGTTATCAATCCGGTTGATCTTTCTCAAAACCTCAAGAAGATGGGTGCTAGTATTCCAGGGATTCGACCTGGGAAAGCAACAAGTGATTACATTGAACGAGTCTTAAATCGATTGACATTTTTGGGTGCAATTTTCCTGGGACTCGTTGCGATTGTGCCCACAGCAGTCGAAAGTGCAACTCGTGTAGAAACCTTTCGAGGATTCGGCGCAACTTCGCTTCTAATCGTAGTTGGTGTTGCGATCGATACCGCGAAGCAAATTCAAACTTATGTTATTTCCCAGCGTTATGAAGGAATGGTGAATCAATAG
- a CDS encoding ribosomal protein L17 (IMG reference gene:2510097083~PFAM: Ribosomal protein L17~TIGRFAM: ribosomal protein L17) yields the protein MRHRCRVPQLGKPADQRKALLRALTTELIRNGRITTTKARARAVRSEAERMITLAKDGSLSARRQAMGYIYDKQLVHALFEQANARYGDRNGGYTRILRTVPRRGDNAEMSIIELT from the coding sequence ATGCGTCATCGCTGTCGTGTTCCACAATTAGGCAAACCTGCCGATCAGCGCAAGGCTCTCTTGAGAGCGCTTACGACTGAGTTGATTCGGAATGGTCGAATTACAACAACTAAGGCACGTGCTCGTGCAGTGCGGTCTGAAGCCGAACGCATGATTACTTTAGCGAAAGATGGTTCTCTTTCAGCCCGTCGTCAGGCGATGGGCTACATCTATGATAAGCAGCTTGTTCATGCGCTGTTTGAACAGGCTAATGCTCGTTATGGCGATCGCAATGGTGGTTACACCCGAATTTTGCGAACAGTTCCTCGTCGAGGAGACAATGCAGAAATGTCGATTATTGAATTGACCTAG
- a CDS encoding SSU ribosomal protein S11P (IMG reference gene:2510097085~PFAM: Ribosomal protein S11~TIGRFAM: 30S ribosomal protein S11), whose amino-acid sequence MAPRQPSKRTGPRKQKKNVPNGVAYIQSTFNNTIVTISDTNGEVISWASAGSSGFKGAKKGTPFAAQTAAENAARRASDQGMRQIEVMVSGPGAGRETAIRALQGAGLEITLIRDVTPIPHNGCRPPKRRRV is encoded by the coding sequence ATGGCACCAAGACAACCATCCAAACGAACAGGACCTCGTAAGCAAAAGAAGAATGTGCCTAACGGTGTGGCATATATTCAATCTACCTTTAACAACACGATCGTGACGATTTCGGACACGAATGGTGAAGTTATATCCTGGGCATCTGCAGGCTCAAGCGGTTTCAAAGGTGCCAAAAAAGGCACCCCATTCGCGGCACAAACAGCGGCGGAAAATGCTGCCCGCCGTGCATCTGACCAAGGTATGCGGCAGATCGAAGTGATGGTCAGTGGTCCTGGAGCAGGTCGAGAAACCGCGATCCGTGCTCTGCAGGGAGCAGGTCTTGAAATTACGCTGATCCGTGATGTGACACCGATTCCTCATAACGGTTGTCGTCCGCCCAAGCGTCGCCGGGTTTAA
- a CDS encoding LSU ribosomal protein L6P (IMG reference gene:2510097094~PFAM: Ribosomal protein L6~TIGRFAM: ribosomal protein L6, bacterial type), whose translation MSRIGKRPISIPNKVTVVIDGQSVTVKGPKGELSRVLPSEVEVVQEGETVLVNRRDDSRVARQRHGLCRTLVANMVEGVSQGFQRRLEITGVGYRAQVQGKNLTLNMGYSHPVQIEPPEGIQFAVENNTNVIVTGIDKEIVGNTAARIRAVRPPEPYKGKGIRYTGEVIKRKAGKAGKK comes from the coding sequence ATGTCGCGTATCGGTAAACGTCCCATTAGTATTCCCAATAAGGTGACCGTCGTAATCGATGGTCAGTCTGTAACGGTCAAAGGTCCTAAAGGTGAGTTGTCCCGCGTCCTTCCAAGCGAAGTTGAAGTAGTTCAAGAAGGGGAAACAGTGCTCGTGAATCGCCGAGATGATTCGCGAGTAGCACGCCAGCGCCACGGGCTATGTCGCACTTTAGTTGCCAACATGGTTGAGGGCGTATCTCAGGGGTTTCAGCGTCGTCTTGAAATTACAGGAGTTGGTTATCGGGCTCAAGTACAAGGTAAAAACCTAACTCTTAACATGGGGTACAGCCATCCAGTTCAGATTGAACCGCCTGAAGGGATTCAATTTGCGGTAGAAAACAACACAAATGTGATTGTCACCGGAATCGATAAAGAGATCGTTGGAAATACGGCAGCTCGGATTCGTGCTGTTCGTCCCCCTGAACCTTACAAAGGGAAGGGAATCCGCTATACCGGTGAAGTGATCAAGCGTAAGGCTGGTAAGGCAGGTAAGAAATAG
- a CDS encoding DNA-directed RNA polymerase, alpha subunit (IMG reference gene:2510097084~PFAM: RNA polymerase Rpb3/Rpb11 dimerisation domain; RNA polymerase Rpb3/RpoA insert domain; Bacterial RNA polymerase, alpha chain C terminal domain~TIGRFAM: DNA-directed RNA polymerase, alpha subunit, bacterial and chloroplast-type) produces MVQFQVECVETKTERDQSQISRFVIEPLERGQGTTLGNALRRVLLSNLEGTAITAVRIAGVSHEFATIPGVREDVLDILLNMKKVVLKSYSSQPQIGRLMVQGPMTVTTAHFELPSEVELVDSNQYIATLSPGAVLEIEFRVEKGKGYRAIEKGRDESSALDFLQIDSIFMPVRKVNYSVEDARVGDALEKDRLIMEVWTNGSLTPQEALSQAANILVDLFNPLREITFEPAEEDEGERDDPNNQIPIEELQLSVRAYNCLKRAQINSVSDLLDYTQEDLLEIKNFGQKSAEEVVEALQQRLGITLPQEKSSKNNH; encoded by the coding sequence GTGGTACAGTTTCAAGTTGAATGTGTAGAGACTAAAACCGAAAGGGATCAGAGTCAAATTAGTCGGTTTGTGATAGAACCGCTTGAGCGTGGTCAGGGAACCACGCTTGGTAACGCTCTACGTCGTGTATTGCTTTCTAACCTTGAAGGGACGGCGATTACGGCTGTGCGAATTGCAGGTGTAAGCCATGAATTTGCTACGATTCCTGGAGTGCGGGAGGATGTCTTAGACATCTTGCTTAATATGAAGAAGGTGGTTTTGAAGAGTTATTCTTCACAGCCCCAAATTGGGCGTTTGATGGTTCAGGGTCCAATGACTGTTACAACGGCTCATTTTGAACTGCCATCAGAGGTTGAATTAGTAGATTCAAACCAATATATTGCGACGTTGTCTCCAGGTGCTGTTCTTGAAATTGAGTTTCGAGTCGAGAAAGGCAAAGGCTATCGCGCTATAGAAAAGGGGCGAGACGAGTCGTCTGCGCTCGATTTTCTTCAGATTGACTCTATCTTCATGCCAGTTCGTAAAGTCAATTACTCGGTTGAGGATGCGCGTGTTGGCGATGCGCTGGAAAAAGACCGATTGATTATGGAAGTCTGGACGAACGGAAGTTTGACACCCCAAGAAGCCTTGAGTCAGGCAGCAAACATTCTCGTTGATTTATTCAATCCTCTCCGAGAGATTACCTTTGAGCCAGCGGAGGAAGATGAAGGAGAAAGAGATGATCCAAACAATCAGATTCCGATTGAAGAGCTTCAGCTTTCTGTTAGAGCCTATAACTGCTTGAAGCGAGCTCAGATCAATTCGGTATCAGATTTGCTGGATTATACCCAGGAAGATTTGCTTGAAATCAAAAACTTTGGGCAAAAATCTGCTGAGGAAGTAGTAGAAGCCCTACAGCAGCGATTGGGGATCACATTGCCTCAAGAAAAATCTTCTAAAAACAACCACTAG
- a CDS encoding pseudouridylate synthase I (IMG reference gene:2510097082~PFAM: tRNA pseudouridine synthase~TIGRFAM: pseudouridylate synthase I), which translates to MLANAPQPTQRVALVIQYLGTHFHGWQWQPNYRTVQDEIEQALHSVIGHPVRIHGAGRTDTGVHAAAQVAHFEAPGQVPAHRWADILNSRLPGDILIRASASVSSAWHARFSAIWRRYRYLLYTEARPNLFVRPFSWHYYHEPLDESLMQEALDPLVGRHHLAAFHRAGSKRPHSWVDLQVAECRRFGPFISIEVQASGFLYGMMRLLVGLLVQVGRGDRSPSSFTELWLAQRRSEVKYAAPPHGLCLLRVGYADFPFSPDIWFDTQPMFVFSSFSRLDSMAN; encoded by the coding sequence ATGCTTGCGAATGCCCCACAGCCAACTCAACGTGTTGCCCTGGTAATTCAATACCTGGGCACTCATTTTCATGGTTGGCAATGGCAACCAAACTATCGCACTGTGCAGGATGAAATTGAGCAAGCTCTACATAGTGTGATTGGGCATCCCGTTAGAATTCATGGAGCAGGTCGTACAGATACTGGTGTTCATGCGGCTGCTCAGGTTGCTCATTTTGAAGCACCAGGGCAAGTCCCAGCTCATCGGTGGGCAGATATTTTAAATTCTCGTCTCCCAGGCGATATTCTAATTCGGGCGTCGGCGTCAGTTTCTTCTGCATGGCATGCTCGATTCTCGGCAATTTGGCGACGTTATCGCTACCTGCTCTATACGGAAGCACGTCCTAACCTCTTTGTTCGTCCTTTTTCATGGCACTACTATCATGAGCCATTAGACGAATCTCTAATGCAGGAGGCCCTTGATCCATTGGTTGGTCGTCATCATCTTGCAGCGTTTCATCGAGCAGGTTCAAAGCGTCCCCATTCATGGGTAGATTTACAGGTGGCTGAGTGTCGTCGGTTTGGACCTTTTATTTCGATTGAAGTTCAGGCAAGTGGCTTTTTGTATGGCATGATGCGTCTTCTGGTTGGGTTGTTAGTGCAAGTTGGTCGGGGGGATCGTTCTCCTAGTAGCTTTACCGAACTTTGGCTTGCTCAACGCCGCTCTGAGGTAAAGTATGCGGCACCACCGCACGGGCTTTGTCTTCTAAGAGTGGGATATGCGGATTTTCCGTTTTCTCCAGATATTTGGTTTGATACCCAACCCATGTTTGTTTTCTCTTCTTTCTCTAGATTAGACAGTATGGCTAATTAG
- a CDS encoding LSU ribosomal protein L36P (IMG reference gene:2510097087~PFAM: Ribosomal protein L36~TIGRFAM: ribosomal protein L36, bacterial type~manually curated) — MKVRASVKRICEKCRIIRRKGRVMVICSNPKHKQRQG, encoded by the coding sequence ATGAAAGTTCGAGCATCAGTGAAACGAATTTGCGAGAAGTGTCGCATTATTCGCCGTAAAGGTCGAGTCATGGTTATTTGTTCCAACCCAAAACATAAGCAGCGTCAGGGTTAA
- a CDS encoding bacterial translation initiation factor 1 (bIF-1) (IMG reference gene:2510097088~PFAM: Translation initiation factor 1A / IF-1~TIGRFAM: translation initiation factor IF-1): MSKQDLIEMEGTVTESLPNAMFRVDLDNGFNVLAHISGKIRRNYIKILPGDRVKVELTPYDLTKGRITYRLRNKK, translated from the coding sequence TTGTCGAAACAAGATCTGATTGAAATGGAAGGGACAGTAACAGAGTCTCTGCCAAATGCGATGTTTCGTGTTGATTTAGACAATGGATTTAATGTCTTAGCCCATATTTCGGGCAAGATTCGGCGGAATTATATCAAAATTCTGCCAGGCGATCGCGTCAAAGTAGAACTCACCCCCTATGACTTGACGAAAGGGCGAATTACTTATCGCCTCCGCAATAAAAAATAG
- a CDS encoding SSU ribosomal protein S5P (IMG reference gene:2510097092~PFAM: Ribosomal protein S5, N-terminal domain; Ribosomal protein S5, C-terminal domain~TIGRFAM: ribosomal protein S5, bacterial/organelle type): protein MAKGRKNAKAREKETDWQERVVQIRRVTKVVKGGKKLSFRAIVVVGNERGQVGVGVGKAADVIGAVKKGVADGKKHLVEVPLTKNNSIPHPATGEGGGAKVMMRPAAPGTGVIAGGAVRTVLELAGVKNVLAKQLGSDNPLNNARAAVEALATLRTFSEVAEERGIALEKLYA from the coding sequence ATGGCAAAAGGTCGTAAGAACGCAAAAGCCCGCGAAAAGGAAACGGACTGGCAAGAGCGCGTTGTCCAGATCCGCCGCGTGACGAAGGTTGTTAAGGGTGGTAAGAAACTCAGCTTCCGTGCGATCGTAGTGGTCGGCAACGAACGAGGCCAGGTTGGCGTTGGCGTTGGTAAAGCTGCTGATGTCATCGGGGCAGTGAAGAAAGGGGTTGCTGATGGCAAGAAGCATTTAGTCGAAGTGCCTTTGACTAAGAATAATTCAATTCCTCACCCTGCAACAGGCGAAGGAGGAGGTGCAAAGGTCATGATGCGTCCTGCTGCTCCTGGAACCGGAGTAATTGCTGGAGGAGCCGTTCGTACTGTACTAGAACTAGCTGGTGTCAAGAATGTTCTTGCAAAACAGCTTGGGTCAGACAACCCGTTAAACAATGCCAGAGCCGCTGTAGAAGCCTTAGCGACTTTGAGAACATTCTCAGAAGTTGCTGAGGAGCGCGGCATTGCCCTTGAGAAGTTGTATGCTTAG
- a CDS encoding LSU ribosomal protein L18P (IMG reference gene:2510097093~PFAM: Ribosomal L18p/L5e family~TIGRFAM: ribosomal protein L18, bacterial type) yields the protein MKASRRESTRRRHARVRRKVVGTSERPRLAVFRSNQHIYVQLIDDTQHHTIASASTLDPDLKSELESGANCEASSKVGKLIAERSLAKGIKQVVFDRGGNLYHGRVKALADAAREAGLEF from the coding sequence ATGAAAGCAAGTCGCAGAGAATCTACACGTCGTCGCCACGCGCGTGTTCGTCGCAAAGTCGTCGGTACTTCCGAACGTCCGCGTTTAGCAGTATTTCGTTCCAATCAACATATTTATGTACAGTTGATTGATGATACTCAACATCATACGATCGCATCTGCCTCTACCCTTGATCCCGACTTGAAAAGTGAATTAGAGTCTGGAGCAAACTGTGAGGCTTCCAGTAAAGTTGGCAAACTGATTGCTGAACGTTCATTGGCAAAGGGGATCAAGCAAGTTGTGTTTGATCGGGGTGGAAATCTATATCACGGTCGTGTTAAGGCGTTAGCAGATGCTGCCCGTGAAGCTGGTCTGGAGTTCTAA
- a CDS encoding adenylate kinase family protein (IMG reference gene:2510097089~PFAM: Adenylate kinase~TIGRFAM: adenylate kinases), producing MPRLIFLGAPGAGKGTQAKIVSELWGVPHVSTGDILRLAVANQTDLGVQAKTYMEKGDLVPDQLVVDLIRERLAQTDAQVGWILDGFPRNVPQAEFLDNLLAEIHQPYNYVVNLDVPDDVLVSRMLGRGRADDTEEVIRNRLRVYREKTAPLLDFYQGCEKLIQVDGNQAMEDVTTQLKKLV from the coding sequence GTGCCTCGACTCATCTTTTTGGGAGCGCCTGGGGCAGGAAAGGGAACCCAGGCAAAAATAGTCTCTGAGCTATGGGGGGTTCCTCATGTTTCTACAGGAGATATTTTACGTTTAGCCGTCGCGAATCAAACTGATTTGGGGGTTCAGGCGAAAACCTATATGGAGAAAGGCGATCTCGTTCCTGATCAACTTGTAGTGGATCTTATCCGCGAACGACTTGCTCAGACCGATGCTCAAGTTGGTTGGATTCTTGATGGGTTTCCCAGAAATGTTCCTCAAGCCGAATTTTTAGATAATTTGCTTGCAGAGATTCATCAACCTTACAACTACGTTGTCAATCTGGATGTCCCCGATGATGTCCTTGTCAGCCGAATGTTAGGGCGAGGACGTGCTGATGATACGGAGGAGGTAATTCGTAATCGATTAAGAGTTTATAGGGAAAAAACGGCCCCTCTGCTTGATTTTTATCAGGGGTGTGAAAAGCTTATCCAGGTTGATGGCAACCAGGCTATGGAGGATGTAACTACTCAACTCAAAAAACTTGTTTAG
- a CDS encoding SSU ribosomal protein S13P (IMG reference gene:2510097086~PFAM: Ribosomal protein S13/S18~TIGRFAM: 30S ribosomal protein S13), translated as MARIAGVDLPRDKRVEIGLTYIYGIGLTRSKAVLKATGVNPDTRVKDLSDADVAALRAEVEGNYQVEGDLRRLESMNIKRLMDIGTYRGRRHRLGLPVRGQRTRTNARTRRGGRRTVAGKKKAPGKK; from the coding sequence GTGGCACGGATTGCCGGAGTAGACCTTCCTCGTGATAAGCGAGTTGAGATTGGTCTGACATACATTTATGGAATTGGATTGACTCGTTCCAAAGCTGTTCTGAAGGCGACTGGGGTGAATCCTGATACCCGCGTCAAAGATCTGAGCGATGCTGATGTAGCTGCTTTGAGAGCCGAAGTCGAAGGAAATTATCAAGTCGAAGGTGATCTAAGACGGCTTGAGTCCATGAACATCAAGCGTTTGATGGATATAGGCACCTATCGAGGGCGGCGGCATCGCTTAGGCTTACCCGTTAGAGGACAAAGGACTCGAACGAATGCTCGAACTCGTCGCGGTGGTCGTCGTACCGTTGCAGGGAAGAAGAAAGCGCCTGGTAAGAAGTAG
- a CDS encoding LSU ribosomal protein L15P (IMG reference gene:2510097091~PFAM: Ribosomal protein L18e/L15~TIGRFAM: ribosomal protein L15, bacterial/organelle), translating to MRLTDALPKQGSRKRGRRVGRGIAAGQGASCGFGMRGQKSRSGRPTRPGFEGGQTPLYRRLPKLKHFPIVHPKSYTIVNVGDLASLPASTVVTLESLLESGILTSNDGPLKVLGDGDLDVALQVKASAFTQSARAKIEAAKGTCEIV from the coding sequence ATGAGACTGACTGATGCTTTGCCAAAACAAGGTTCAAGGAAGCGCGGTCGCCGAGTTGGTCGCGGAATTGCTGCTGGTCAAGGAGCGAGTTGTGGTTTTGGAATGAGAGGGCAAAAGTCTCGTTCTGGTCGTCCAACTCGTCCTGGTTTCGAAGGTGGGCAAACCCCTCTCTATCGGCGTTTACCAAAATTGAAGCATTTCCCAATTGTTCATCCAAAGTCATACACCATTGTTAATGTTGGCGACTTAGCTTCCCTGCCGGCTAGTACGGTAGTTACCCTGGAATCTTTGTTAGAGAGTGGAATTTTAACGTCGAATGATGGTCCTTTGAAGGTACTGGGGGATGGTGATTTGGATGTTGCGCTGCAAGTAAAGGCAAGCGCATTTACACAGTCGGCTCGCGCTAAGATTGAAGCAGCTAAAGGAACCTGCGAAATTGTATAA
- a CDS encoding ribosomal protein S8 (IMG reference gene:2510097095~PFAM: Ribosomal protein S8): MAVNDTIADMLTRIRNANLARHQTTEVPSTKMTRSIAEVLKDEGFIAEFEEVGEGVKKHLVISLKYKGKGKRPIINSLKRVSKPGFRVYSNRKDLPRVLGGIGIAIISTSSGIMTDREARRQGLGGEVLCYVW; this comes from the coding sequence ATGGCGGTAAATGACACGATTGCAGATATGTTGACACGGATTCGCAACGCGAATCTAGCTCGTCACCAAACGACCGAGGTCCCATCCACCAAGATGACTCGCAGTATTGCCGAAGTTCTCAAGGATGAAGGCTTCATCGCAGAATTTGAGGAAGTTGGCGAGGGAGTGAAGAAGCACTTGGTTATTTCCTTAAAGTATAAGGGGAAAGGCAAGCGCCCAATTATCAATTCGTTGAAGCGAGTCAGTAAACCAGGTTTTCGAGTTTATTCTAACCGCAAGGATCTGCCACGAGTATTGGGTGGCATTGGTATAGCGATTATTTCCACCTCCAGCGGCATCATGACAGACCGCGAGGCTCGACGCCAAGGCTTAGGTGGTGAAGTTCTTTGCTACGTCTGGTAG